In Mytilus edulis chromosome 7, xbMytEdul2.2, whole genome shotgun sequence, a single genomic region encodes these proteins:
- the LOC139481732 gene encoding transmembrane protein 45B-like encodes MGTFMGHVFPGSIFIIIGIWWMVNILRTYFDCKNSNAPFSSTVTFKLKRFPVEAVCKVLFITVGLIDELTSNNKQHATMYAFFGLTGIVDLMVFFNTLPIKDLDYVTFSFALLMEAIVFKYHLFGRDTLNVVLHHLLIFVILTTFAVTLLEMKFKNVVTLPLFRSYLLILQGTWFYQVGCILYKNPFFEPWKSNDNNSLMNTGLIFTWHCGIIFIAFIFTVCVFSILYKQKEPIIRTFDQSNSSECETELLLEEN; translated from the coding sequence ATGGGAACTTTTATGGGACATGTCTTTCCAGGGTCAATTTTCATAATCATTGGAATATGGTGGATGGTAAATATATTGAGGACATATTTTGATTGCAAAAACAGCAATGCACCTTTTTCATCAACAGTTACATTCAAGTTGAAGAGGTTTCCTGTTGAGGCAGTGTGTAAAGTATTGTTCATAACAGTTGGACTTATTGATGAATTAACatcaaacaataaacaacatGCAACAATGTACGCTTTCTTCGGATTAACAGGGATTGTAGATCTTATGGTCTTCTTCAACACACTTCCGATAAAAGATCTCGATTACGTCACATTTAGCTTTGCATTATTGATGGAAGCTATTGTATTCAAATATCATCTTTTTGGACGAGACACTCTCAATGTGGTCTTGCATCATTTGCTTATATTTGTAATCTTGACAACATTTGCTGTTACCTTATTAGAGATGAAGTTTAAAAATGTAGTAACTTTACCATTGTTTCGGTCGTATCTTTTGATTTTACAAGGAACTTGGTTTTATCAAGTAGGATGCATATTATACAAAAATCCATTCTTTGAGCCTTGGAAAAGTAACGACAATAACAGCTTGATGAATACAGGTTTAATATTTACCTGGCATTGTggaattatttttattgcatttatATTTACTGTCTGCGTATTTTCAATACTGTATAAACAAAAAGAACCAATAATACGGACATTTGACCAATCGAACAGCTCTGAGTGTGAAACTGAATTACTTTTAGAAGAAAATTAA